Proteins from one Kineosporiaceae bacterium genomic window:
- a CDS encoding response regulator transcription factor — protein MHHPDGRPVKILVVDDENALSELLSMALRYEGCEVRTAADGLGAVRAAREMRPDAVVLDVMLPDIDGLEVLRRLRADSDVPVLFLTAKDAVADRIAGITAGGDDYVTKPFSLEEVVARLRGLIRRTTLMTDLVDSRLIVGDLTMDEDSHEVERDGTPIQLTATEFELLRYLMRNPRRVLSKAQILDRVWNYDFGGQANVVELYISYLRKKIDAGRAPMIHTLRGAGYVLRPAD, from the coding sequence ATGCACCACCCCGACGGCCGGCCGGTGAAGATCCTGGTCGTGGACGACGAGAACGCGCTGTCCGAGTTGTTGTCCATGGCGCTGCGCTACGAGGGCTGTGAGGTGCGCACCGCGGCCGACGGGCTGGGCGCCGTCCGGGCGGCGCGCGAGATGCGACCCGACGCGGTCGTGCTGGACGTGATGTTGCCCGACATCGACGGGCTGGAGGTGCTGCGCCGGTTGCGTGCCGACAGTGACGTCCCGGTGCTCTTCCTGACCGCCAAGGACGCCGTGGCCGACCGGATCGCCGGCATCACGGCCGGCGGTGACGACTACGTCACCAAGCCGTTCAGCCTCGAGGAGGTGGTGGCCCGGCTGCGGGGGTTGATCCGCCGGACGACGCTGATGACCGACCTCGTCGACTCCCGCCTGATCGTCGGCGACCTGACGATGGACGAGGACAGCCACGAGGTCGAGCGCGACGGCACCCCGATCCAGCTGACGGCCACCGAGTTCGAGCTGCTGCGCTATCTGATGCGCAACCCGCGCCGGGTGCTCAGCAAGGCCCAGATCCTCGATCGGGTGTGGAACTACGACTTCGGTGGGCAGGCCAACGTGGTCGAGCTGTACATCTCCTACCTGCGCAAGAAGATCGATGCCGGACGCGCTCCCATGATCCACACCCTGCGGGGCGCGGGCTACGTGCTGCGACCCGCCGACTGA
- a CDS encoding ferric reductase-like transmembrane domain-containing protein produces MTLDLTTASWYLARGSGVTALVLFSLVVALGIITRSARPVPGVPRFAVAALHSSAALLATVFLGVHLVTLLLDPYAQLRLLDLVVPFAGAYRPLWLGLGTLALDLILAIGVTSLLRARLGARVWKAVHLSAYALWPLAVLHGLGTGSDAGTTWLRATTLACVTGVLAAVAWRRAAADPRSSWTARASLGGAR; encoded by the coding sequence ATGACTCTCGATCTCACGACCGCATCCTGGTACCTGGCCCGGGGGAGCGGCGTCACGGCGCTGGTGCTGTTCTCCCTGGTGGTCGCACTCGGCATCATCACCCGCTCGGCCCGCCCGGTGCCGGGGGTACCGCGCTTCGCGGTGGCCGCGCTGCACTCCTCGGCAGCCTTGCTGGCCACGGTCTTCCTGGGCGTTCACCTGGTGACCCTGCTGCTGGATCCCTATGCCCAGCTGCGTCTGCTCGACCTGGTGGTGCCCTTCGCCGGGGCCTACCGCCCGCTCTGGCTGGGGCTGGGCACGCTGGCGCTCGACCTGATCCTGGCGATCGGGGTGACCAGCCTGCTGCGTGCCCGGCTGGGGGCGCGGGTCTGGAAGGCGGTGCACCTGTCGGCCTACGCCCTCTGGCCGCTGGCGGTGCTGCACGGCCTGGGCACGGGTAGCGATGCGGGCACCACCTGGTTGCGGGCCACCACGCTCGCCTGCGTGACCGGGGTGCTGGCCGCCGTCGCCTGGCGCCGGGCGGCCGCCGACCCGCGCTCGAGCTGGACGGCGCGCGCGAGCCTGGGCGGTGCCCGATGA
- a CDS encoding NADH-quinone oxidoreductase subunit F encodes MTTTAEPTIAAPRAQGLVPARLLRPGATDLASHRARHGEIAWRGGPNHLTASLEAAGLTGRGGAGFPTWRKVASASGAGRRAVVIANGAEGEPASSKDAVLLTLAPHLVLDGVQLAAEAVGADRVVVYVKAGEAGMAQDTVRRALAERQIARCDRVEPEVVTAPTGFVSGEESAAVAAVEGRAALPTTKRHLVTERGVGGRPTLVQNVETLAHVAVIARYGPQEFRTAGTEAEPGTFLATLGGAVTQPGVVEAGYGIGLVDLLGLAGGADRPLRAVLVGGYHGAWVPAEELASTSMSRAGLAPFGATPGAGIVWALGVQDCPLVVTSAIVGYLAGQSARQCGPCLFGLSALGHDLARLADPAAVQGLDELPGHLAAIAGLVTGRGACRHPDGTVRFVRSSLTTFADEITAHLGGHCTGGAR; translated from the coding sequence ATGACCACGACGGCCGAGCCGACGATCGCCGCACCCCGTGCCCAGGGCCTCGTGCCCGCCCGGCTGTTGCGCCCCGGAGCCACCGATCTGGCCTCCCACCGGGCTCGCCACGGCGAGATCGCCTGGCGCGGCGGTCCGAACCACCTCACTGCCTCGCTCGAGGCCGCCGGCCTGACCGGGCGTGGCGGCGCGGGATTCCCGACCTGGCGCAAGGTGGCCTCGGCCTCCGGCGCCGGACGTCGAGCCGTCGTCATCGCCAACGGCGCCGAGGGTGAGCCCGCGAGCAGCAAGGACGCCGTCCTGCTCACCCTGGCGCCCCACCTGGTGCTGGACGGCGTCCAGCTGGCCGCCGAGGCGGTCGGCGCTGATCGGGTGGTGGTCTACGTGAAGGCGGGCGAGGCGGGCATGGCCCAGGACACCGTCCGCCGGGCGCTCGCAGAGCGGCAGATCGCCCGGTGCGACCGGGTGGAGCCGGAGGTCGTGACCGCCCCGACGGGCTTCGTCTCCGGCGAGGAGTCGGCGGCGGTGGCGGCGGTCGAGGGACGGGCTGCGCTGCCGACGACCAAGCGTCATCTGGTGACCGAGCGCGGGGTCGGGGGCCGGCCGACGCTGGTGCAGAACGTCGAGACGTTGGCTCACGTCGCAGTGATCGCCCGGTACGGACCCCAGGAGTTCCGGACTGCGGGTACCGAGGCCGAGCCGGGCACGTTCCTGGCCACCCTCGGTGGGGCGGTGACGCAGCCCGGGGTGGTCGAGGCCGGGTACGGCATCGGCCTGGTCGACCTGCTCGGGCTGGCCGGCGGGGCCGATCGGCCGCTGCGCGCCGTCCTGGTCGGGGGGTACCACGGGGCCTGGGTGCCGGCGGAGGAGCTGGCGAGCACGTCGATGTCGCGGGCCGGGCTGGCACCGTTCGGGGCCACCCCGGGAGCCGGGATCGTGTGGGCGCTGGGGGTGCAGGACTGTCCGCTGGTCGTGACGTCCGCGATCGTCGGTTACCTGGCCGGGCAGAGCGCCCGGCAGTGCGGCCCCTGCCTGTTCGGGCTGTCCGCGCTGGGGCACGACCTTGCCCGGTTGGCCGACCCGGCCGCCGTCCAGGGGCTGGACGAGCTTCCGGGTCATCTGGCCGCGATCGCCGGTCTGGTGACCGGGCGCGGGGCCTGTCGGCACCCGGACGGCACGGTGCGGTTCGTGCGGTCGAGCCTGACCA